Proteins co-encoded in one Astyanax mexicanus isolate ESR-SI-001 chromosome 1, AstMex3_surface, whole genome shotgun sequence genomic window:
- the pdha1b gene encoding pyruvate dehydrogenase E1 subunit alpha 1b isoform X1: MKTMLTFISTVLRGAAAKNAAQTVSEGSRVVVSTRSYADFTPQASFDVKKCDLHRLDQGPPSQAVMTREQGLKYYRVMQTMRRMELKADQLYKQKIIRGFCHLYDGQEACAMGIEAGINPTDHLITAYRAHGYTYTRGVSVKEILAELTGRKGGVAKGKGGSMHMYAKHFYGGNGIVGAQVPLGAGVALACQYKGNNEVCVTLYGDGAANQGQIFEAFNMASLWKLPCIFICENNKYGMGTSVERASASTDYYKRGDFIPGLRVDGMDVLCVREATKFAADYCRSGKGPILMELQTYRYHGHSMSDPGVSYRTREEIQEVRSKSDPISMLKDRMINNNMASLEEIKEIDAEVRKEIEEAAQFATSDPEPPLDDLCNHIFYNEPPMEVRGTNPWSKLKSVS, translated from the exons ATGAAAACCATGCTCACCTTTATCTCTACCGTGCTCAGAGGCGCTGCCGCTAAGAAC GCTGCTCAAACAGTGTCAGAG GGCTCAAGAGTGGTGGTCTCAACCCGCTCATATGCCGACTTCACTCCCCAGGCCAGCTTTGACGTCAAG AAATGTGACCTGCACCGCCTGGACCAGGGCCCGCCCTCACAGGCTGTGATGACGAGAGAGCAGGGGCTGAAGTATTACCGTGTCATGCAGACCATGAGACGCATGGAGCTGAAAGCAGACCAGCTGTACAAACAGAAGATCATCCGAGGCTTCTGCCACCTTTATGATGGACAG GAGGCTTGTGCTATGGGCATTGAGGCAGGCATTAATCCCACTGACCACCTGATCACAGCGTATCGAGCTCATGGGTACACCTACACTCGAGGAGTGTCTGTTAAGGAGATCCTGGCTGAGCTCACag GCCGAAAGGGTGGAGTGGCAAAAGGTAAAGGGGGCTCGATGCACATGTACGCAAAGCACTTCTACGGTGGAAATGGAATCGTGGGAGCTCAG GTTCCTCTCGGTGCTGGTGTGGCCCTTGCTTGTCAGTACAAGGGCAATAATGAAGTCTGCGTCACACTCTATGGAGATGGCGCCGCTAACCAG GGTCAGATATTTGAGGCTTTCAATATGGCTTCACTGTGGAAACTCCCCTGCATCTTCATCTGTGAGAACAATAAGTACGGTATGGGAACCTCAGTGGAGCGAGCCTCCGCCAGCACTGACTACTACAAGAGAGGAGACTTCATTCCTGGACTGAGG GTGGATGGCATGGACGTTCTTTGTGTGAGAGAAGCTACCAAGTTTGCAGCAGATTATTGCAGATCAGGAAAG GGTCCCATACTTATGGAGCTCCAGACCTATCGTTACCATGGACACAGCATGAGCGACCCAGGGGTCAG CTACCGAACACGTGAGGAGATCCAGGAGGTGCGCAGTAAGAGTGACCCTATCTCCATGCTGAAGGATCGAATGATCAACAACAATATGGCCAGTTTGGAAGAAATTAAG GAAATTGACGCAGAGGTCCGTAAGGAGATTGAGGAGGCGGCACAGTTCGCCACGTCTGACCCCGAGCCCCCGCTGGACGACCTGTGCAACCACATCTTCTATAATGAGCCACCCATGGAGGTGCGTGGTACCAACCCTTGGTCCAAGCTCAAGTCTGTCAGCTAA
- the pdha1b gene encoding pyruvate dehydrogenase E1 subunit alpha 1b isoform X2, whose product MKTMLTFISTVLRGAAAKNGSRVVVSTRSYADFTPQASFDVKKCDLHRLDQGPPSQAVMTREQGLKYYRVMQTMRRMELKADQLYKQKIIRGFCHLYDGQEACAMGIEAGINPTDHLITAYRAHGYTYTRGVSVKEILAELTGRKGGVAKGKGGSMHMYAKHFYGGNGIVGAQVPLGAGVALACQYKGNNEVCVTLYGDGAANQGQIFEAFNMASLWKLPCIFICENNKYGMGTSVERASASTDYYKRGDFIPGLRVDGMDVLCVREATKFAADYCRSGKGPILMELQTYRYHGHSMSDPGVSYRTREEIQEVRSKSDPISMLKDRMINNNMASLEEIKEIDAEVRKEIEEAAQFATSDPEPPLDDLCNHIFYNEPPMEVRGTNPWSKLKSVS is encoded by the exons ATGAAAACCATGCTCACCTTTATCTCTACCGTGCTCAGAGGCGCTGCCGCTAAGAAC GGCTCAAGAGTGGTGGTCTCAACCCGCTCATATGCCGACTTCACTCCCCAGGCCAGCTTTGACGTCAAG AAATGTGACCTGCACCGCCTGGACCAGGGCCCGCCCTCACAGGCTGTGATGACGAGAGAGCAGGGGCTGAAGTATTACCGTGTCATGCAGACCATGAGACGCATGGAGCTGAAAGCAGACCAGCTGTACAAACAGAAGATCATCCGAGGCTTCTGCCACCTTTATGATGGACAG GAGGCTTGTGCTATGGGCATTGAGGCAGGCATTAATCCCACTGACCACCTGATCACAGCGTATCGAGCTCATGGGTACACCTACACTCGAGGAGTGTCTGTTAAGGAGATCCTGGCTGAGCTCACag GCCGAAAGGGTGGAGTGGCAAAAGGTAAAGGGGGCTCGATGCACATGTACGCAAAGCACTTCTACGGTGGAAATGGAATCGTGGGAGCTCAG GTTCCTCTCGGTGCTGGTGTGGCCCTTGCTTGTCAGTACAAGGGCAATAATGAAGTCTGCGTCACACTCTATGGAGATGGCGCCGCTAACCAG GGTCAGATATTTGAGGCTTTCAATATGGCTTCACTGTGGAAACTCCCCTGCATCTTCATCTGTGAGAACAATAAGTACGGTATGGGAACCTCAGTGGAGCGAGCCTCCGCCAGCACTGACTACTACAAGAGAGGAGACTTCATTCCTGGACTGAGG GTGGATGGCATGGACGTTCTTTGTGTGAGAGAAGCTACCAAGTTTGCAGCAGATTATTGCAGATCAGGAAAG GGTCCCATACTTATGGAGCTCCAGACCTATCGTTACCATGGACACAGCATGAGCGACCCAGGGGTCAG CTACCGAACACGTGAGGAGATCCAGGAGGTGCGCAGTAAGAGTGACCCTATCTCCATGCTGAAGGATCGAATGATCAACAACAATATGGCCAGTTTGGAAGAAATTAAG GAAATTGACGCAGAGGTCCGTAAGGAGATTGAGGAGGCGGCACAGTTCGCCACGTCTGACCCCGAGCCCCCGCTGGACGACCTGTGCAACCACATCTTCTATAATGAGCCACCCATGGAGGTGCGTGGTACCAACCCTTGGTCCAAGCTCAAGTCTGTCAGCTAA
- the ythdf3 gene encoding YTH domain-containing family protein 3, translating to MSATTVDQRPKGQGNKVQNGSMHQKDAVNDDDFENYLSSQTNQSNSYPPMSDPYMPSYYAPSIGFPYSLGEAAWSTAGDPPMPYLTTYGQMSNGEHHFIPDGVFSQPGALGNTPPFLSQHGFNFFPGNADFSTWGTSGSQGQSTQSSAYSSSYGYAPSSLSRAIADGQAGFGSDTQLSKVPGLSGIDQGMAGLKLGSDMAAVTKTVGSPLGGTAGMSSMAANNVPPVSSSAPKPTSWAAIARKPAKPQPKLKPKSHVGMGSGATIPPPPIKHNMNIGTWDDKGSITKPPLAQQMLPPQPLVQQQLLAQPQPLLPNPLPPQPQHQQLQLQSPQPPQQLPPGPPHHHPLQHHHSQPGPPQPPHQHPHPHPLSQQNAPPQNRWVAPRNRAATFNQNSGVENFGLGPGVPLSTSPSTSEVHPVLEKLKALNNYNPKDFDWNLKNGRVFIIKSYSEDDIHRSIKYSIWCSTEHGNKRLDAAYRSLGAKGPLYLLFSVNGSGHFCGVAEMKSTVDYNAYAGVWSQDKWKGKFEVKWIFVKDVPNNQLRHIRLENNDNKPVTNSRDTQEVPLEKAKQVLKIIATFKHTTSIFDDFAHYEKRQEEEEAMRRERTRNKQ from the exons ATGTCTGCCACAACTGTCGATCAG AGACCTAAAGGACAAGGAAATAAAG tgcAAAACGGTTCAATGCATCAGAAGGATGCTGTAAATGATGATGACTTTGAGAATTACTTAAGCAGCCAGACGAATCAG AGTAATAGCTACCCACCAATGTCTGACCCCTACATGCCCAGCTACTATGCCCCATCCATCGGTTTCCCTTACTCTCTGGGTGAAGCTGCATGGTCCACCGCAGGAGATCCTCCTATGCCCTACTTGACCACCTATGGACAGATGAGCAATGGTGAACACCACTTCATCCCTGACGGAGTGTTTAGCCAGCCTGGAGCTCTAGGCAACACTCCCCCTTTTCTCAGCCAACATGGATTTAACTTCTTTCCTGGCAATGCAGACTTTTCCACTTGGGGCACCAGTGGCTCACAGGGACAGTCAACGCAGAGCTCAGCGTACAGCAGCAGCTATGGCTATGCCCCGAGTTCTCTGAGCAGGGCCATAGCGGACGGACAGGCAGGGTTTGGCAGTGACACGCAACTTAGTAAAGTTCCGGGTCTCAGTGGTATCGATCAGGGCATGGCTGGACTCAAGCTGGGATCTGACATGGCAGCCGTCACTAAAACTGTGGGTTCCCCTCTTGGAGGAACTGCAGGTATGAGCAGTATGGCAGCCAACAACGTGCCGCCTGTTAGCTCCTCCGCCCCCAAGCCCACATCATGGGCGGCAATAGCTAGGAAACCTGCCAAACCGCAGCCCAAGCTAAAACCTAAATCCCACGTAGGCATGGGGAGCGGTGCTACGATTCCACCGCCACCTATAAAGCATAACATGAACATTGGTACTTGGGATGACAAAGGCTCCATCACAAAGCCTCCCCTTGCTCAACAGATGCTCCCACCTCAGCCACTGGTGCAGCAGCAGCTCCTGGCCCAGCCCCAGCCGTTACTGCCAAACCCACTGCCTCcacagcctcagcaccagcagctccagctgcAGTCCCCCCAGCCCCCTCAGCAACTGCCACCAGGCCCCCCTCACCATCACCCTCTCCAACACCATCATTCTCAACCCGGTCCCCCTCAGCCTCCGCACCagcacccacacccacacccactcTCCCAGCAGAATGCACCACCTCAGAATCGTTGGGTGGCCCCGAGGAACCGAGCTGCGACCTTTAACCAGAACAGTGGTGTCGAGAACTTTGGCCTGGGCCCTGGTGTGCCCTTGAGCACCTCACCCTCCACAAGTGAGGTCCACCCCGTGCTGGAGAAACTCAAAGCCCTCAACAACTACAACCCTAAAGACTTTGACTGGAACTTGAAGAATGGACGGGTATTCATTATCAAGAGCTACTCGGAGGACGACATCCACCGCTCCATCAAGTACTCCATATGGTGCAGCACTGAGCACGGTAACAAGCGCCTGGATGCTGCCTACCGCTCGCTGGGGGCCAAGGGCCCGCTGTACCTGCTGTTCAGCGTCAACGGCAGCGGCCACTTCTGCGGCGTGGCCGAGATGAAGTCCACAGTGGACTACAACGCCTATGCTGGCGTCTGGTCTCAGGACAAGTGGAAGGGCAAGTTCGAAGTGAAATGGATCTTTGTCAAGGACGTGCCGAACAACCAGCTGCGGCACATCCGCTTAGAGAACAATGACAACAAGCCCGTCACCAACTCCAGGGACACTCAAGAGGTGCCCCTAGAGAAAGCAAAGCAAGTGCTTAAAATTATTGCTACTTTCAAGCATACCACCTCAATCTTTGATGATTTTGCACATTACGAAAAGcgtcaggaggaggaggaagccATGCGAAGG gaacgaactagaaataaacagtaa